A stretch of Natator depressus isolate rNatDep1 chromosome 2, rNatDep2.hap1, whole genome shotgun sequence DNA encodes these proteins:
- the ARL4A gene encoding ADP-ribosylation factor-like protein 4A, translating to MGNGLSDQTPILSSLPSFQCFHIVILGLDSAGKTTVLYRLQFNEFVNTVPTKGFNTEKIKVTLGSSKTVTFHFWDVGGQEKLRPLWKSYTRCTDGIVFVVDSVDIERMEEAKTELHKITRISENQGVPVLIVANKQDLRNSLSLSEIEKMLAMSELSSSTPWHLQPTCAIIGDGLKEGLEKLHDMIIKRRKMLRQQKKKR from the coding sequence ATGGGGAATGGGCTCTCGGACCAGACGCCGatcctctccagcctgccctctTTCCAGTGCTTCCACATCGTGATCCTGGGGCTCGACTCGGCCGGCAAGACCACCGTGCTCTACAGGCTGCAGTTCAACGAGTTCGTCAACACTGTGCCTACCAAGGGGTTTAACACGGAGAAAATCAAAGTGACGCTGGGCAGCTCGAAAACGGTCACCTTCCACTTCTGGGACGTGGGAGGCCAGGAGAAGCTGAGGCCCCTGTGGAAGTCCTACACCAGGTGCACGGATGGCATCGTATTTGTGGTGGACTCTGTCGACATCGAAAGGATGGAGGAAGCCAAGACAGAACTTCATAAAATTACTAGGATATCTGAAAATCAGGGCGTGCCTGTCCTTATAGTGGCTAACAAACAGGACCTGAGgaattccctctctctctcagaaatCGAGAAGATGTTAGCAATGAGCGAGCTGAGCTCTTCTACTCCCTGGCATCTGCAGCCTACGTGTGCAATCATAGGGGATGGACTCAAAGAGGGACTTGAAAAACTACACGATATGATAATTAAGCGAAGAAAAATGTTGAGACAGCAGAAAAAGAAGAGATGA